The genomic stretch ttctttttcttttagaAGATGCAGATTTATTAATACaacatgaaaaaatataatattattatgattaaatttatattttattatttatttcttaaaaaatcgaaaaaatcctttttttttttctaacatatttataatattctgAAAAAATCCGTTGTAAAatcagaaaaatatatatttttttaatttgaataaaaattaatatttaatccAGAAAATGACAcatattgtataatatatatatatattatttatttatattatatatttctttttgaggatatttttataaatattataattaatagaaataaataaagtatatatattaaatatataatggatatattttataataaatatatgtgtataaaaataaattcctttttctaatttaaccaaaaaaaaaaaaaaaaaaaaaaaaaaaaaagaaaccttttaaaatatatataaaataaaattttttaaaatataaataaatttataaaaatagatacatcaattataaaattattatattttaataatttttttttttttttttttatattatttttatcttcaaATGCATTTTAtgattcattttatataatagtagtatttataattatttatgtatcataccttataaaaaaaataacaaaacgaaattaattaattctGAATGCTTCATATTTATAGCATAATTCATAATATTGTAACACGTTTTTTCATAACtcgataaaatataatatatttttttattatatatattaaagaaaagGAGATTTTTTATTAAGAACCTCATTATCTGGTTAAATTGAGAGCTCCTTCTAACtacaatatgaatataaggaatacaatattttaatataatacgAATTGTTTAAAACagacacaaaaaaaaaaaaaaaaaaaaaaatacagaaacatatcaataaataaataaatatatatatatatatatatatataggccATTCTTTATATCGAATTCAAAAACGATGTGTATTTGTCCTCTTTATTTTCCTGATAATAATCCAAGAAATCGTTTAGAGGGATTTTATGAGGATTTTCTGTATAGTAATCAATTTTGGATTGATCATTTTCAACAAGCGAAATAATATTCCTCAAACTTGAATCTACAGAGccctataaaaaaaaaaaaaaaaaaaaaaaaaaaaatctaacacataaacaaaaaaaatgttatatatatatatatatatatatataaaataatacatatatatatatttgtttgtttgtgaTTTTTagttcattatatatttttttaccttCTGTAAGAAATTCACAATTTTGTCTGCCTTTTCCGTGTTAAACAAATTATCCTTAAATGTCATGttccaaatatattttgcCAAGACTGAGCAGTACAAATATGAGTAATAATTTGATGGGTAATGTACTAAATGTGTAGTTTTTGAAAAATGTATTTGAGGAAAAAAGTCCAAGATATGaatatctttataatatattccttcaaaatatgattttatttgtttctcTATGGATTCTTTTCTGTCTATCATATTATTGGAGTTACTTGAAAAGGCGTAAAAGATTTGATCAATAATTGATTGTATAGTTAGTTGCACTATagaataataacaaataatatttttatttttcatataattggATAACAAGGATTTCATATATTCctcattctttttattctttttattattatataataataataatgcatcataacaatttaaatattcttcAAAAAAATGTGATGAAAATTCCGAAAAATCAACACCACTTCTATTTCCTGATAAATGTTGTAAATAAGTTGAGCTTAAAATACAATGTAACGTATGTCCAAATTCATGAAGGAAAATATTCACCTTATCAATAgacatacatattttttccaATAAAaaacttatttttttatttaaaaataaattatcatcattatcataacTCTCATAATTGTTATCCTTTTCTTTATCACatatattaacattaaaATTACAAACTAAAAAAGTGGATGTTGTTTGTCTATAAGAACTATTCAAAAGGGAATTATTTTCATGATTATTAttcaaatttatatttttattactattggcgtattcatatgtattatctccattatggtaataataataattattattattattattattattattgttgttatttattttttctttgaatttttcattatgtgcacattttgttttatcatcatttttgaaatattcATCCTTTACAATTCCAGTGTACACAAATGAACATTGGTCAGCATTTTCCTCTAGCCATTTATATTTCAAAgaataattcatatttttcgaACATCGTACAGTATACTGAGCTatagaattatttttattttctctttcaaataaatccatatatatatatccatatacataatgacctctttttatttcaaattttattatattctcatcccataattcatttttcaaAGGATTGACATTAATCATTTCTAAggaatatgaattttttaaaagagtAATTACAAATTTTATGACATCATATAaacttaaattatttttcatttcggcctcaatattttttagtcttactttttttatttcattcatataataataaatatttgaaGCATTTAATTTAGGTATTTCATCcttatgattataattttccaaatttttttttatggtgtttacactttttttttctttcttacgTAAAGttattaaagatatataacTTTCAATAAATTGAagttctttaaaaaaatatggaagtATTTTATGtaagaaattttttaaaaaataattaactCTTCTAGGCTCATTTAATATACAATCTTTTAAAgaatattcattataattcttaaaatttcgataatttattaatctatttctataatattgaagaattaatatattatttaaaaacgTATGATTTGGTTCTCGAAGCAATGTATAAACTTGATTAATTATTTCGACatcatttacattttttaatatagtCATAAGAAAAGAACTatcttgtaatatatatatgtattcattGAAAGGATATTTCTTTTCAACTTTTATTTGattgtttttaatatatggtATTAATTTATCTTCATAATCTTTCAAACatttttgatttatatatttcaataatttatttttttctatatatatacctttaAATTCATCAGAATAATTTGATGATGCATGAAAAGCAAAGTATTTTTCTTGGGACTGTAATTCTAAATATCTTTCTCTTTCTTTTTGATCTTTTATATGAACACCTTGAGTTTCCATAGAAACAATCATATTATGTAAAACCTCTTTATGTTCATGATTTagtaaatgtatattttcgttatatttctttttaaggaaattataaatatctgTATCAATATTAATTTTGTCAATATAATTTGTTAGTTTTTCTAATGCTTCATGAGCTTTACcaataacatttttattattatgtaaatttCTTAATAACTCTAATACATCTCCTAATTTacataaattatttgaaaCAGTATCaaccatatttataattttaaatatattctcttctttacatattttacttaatatattatcacaaCTCCGTATGCATGCATAACTACATTTTATAATACCATctccattattttttataccaTTTAATTCTAATAAATATCCTcctatttctttatttcgtctatttatatcttctaatattttatcaattttatttttttcatcatcatttaaaatatctGTGGAACCAACATAATCATAAAAACACGATGAAGGAATATtctcatttataatattattattattattattattattgtatattttttcttttttgtcatgaattattaatttgttaCAACTTTTTTTCACAAGGTTTTtcaaatttaatttattccatattttatataaaccaCTTTCCCTATTTACCTTTTCCCAAAAATAGTTTCGCTTAAAAATGGTTCCCCTCAAATGTGTTCTATAACATTTTATACCTCTCAGTTTGTAGGATATATgattcatttttctttttattttaagcATAAAGAAggtatgaatataaatatgaatatatatatatatatatatatatatatatatttcaatattGTTATGAACAATTAGTGTGTCATATAAATGTCCTtaatttacacatatattaaatatattatatagataaataaataaatatatatatatatatatattttatttcttctctCTTTTCGTTATAAGGTCCTTTTCAACaaagtaaatatattggagaatataaatacaataaaatCCGTGAAAAAAACAAtggtaaaaatattatctacATTTTCATAAAcccataatataaatataaaatttttggtTTTACTTatactttctttttttcttttttaatatatactgACTTTTGTTGTATatcttatattttcttttttttttttttctccttcaCATTTTAAATTCTCATATAGTACTGCAGTTATTAATACcaggaaaatatatataataaaataatcacgtatatattgaaaacaagaacaataaaaataaatttaaaaagaattaaacaaaattgaaaaaaaaattgtgtataaaatattataatatataatatattatttgtataaaaaactaaattcaaaataaattttttttttttttttttttaaattcaccCAAGTCCTATAACAAGGTAAGGAAAagttcaaaataaaatatatctatatctatatatatatatgtaatattaatttatg from Plasmodium falciparum 3D7 genome assembly, chromosome: 13 encodes the following:
- a CDS encoding mitochondrial intermediate peptidase, putative; amino-acid sequence: MNHISYKLRGIKCYRTHLRGTIFKRNYFWEKVNRESGLYKIWNKLNLKNLVKKSCNKLIIHDKKEKIYNNNNNNNNIINENIPSSCFYDYVGSTDILNDDEKNKIDKILEDINRRNKEIGGYLLELNGIKNNGDGIIKCSYACIRSCDNILSKICKEENIFKIINMVDTVSNNLCKLGDVLELLRNLHNNKNVIGKAHEALEKLTNYIDKINIDTDIYNFLKKKYNENIHLLNHEHKEVLHNMIVSMETQGVHIKDQKERERYLELQSQEKYFAFHASSNYSDEFKGIYIEKNKLLKYINQKCLKDYEDKLIPYIKNNQIKVEKKYPFNEYIYILQDSSFLMTILKNVNDVEIINQVYTLLREPNHTFLNNILILQYYRNRLINYRNFKNYNEYSLKDCILNEPRRVNYFLKNFLHKILPYFFKELQFIESYISLITLRKKEKKSVNTIKKNLENYNHKDEIPKLNASNIYYYMNEIKKVRLKNIEAEMKNNLSLYDVIKFVITLLKNSYSLEMINVNPLKNELWDENIIKFEIKRGHYVYGYIYMDLFERENKNNSIAQYTVRCSKNMNYSLKYKWLEENADQCSFVYTGIVKDEYFKNDDKTKCAHNEKFKEKINNNNNNNNNNNNYYYYHNGDNTYEYANSNKNINLNNNHENNSLLNSSYRQTTSTFLVCNFNVNICDKEKDNNYESYDNDDNLFLNKKISFLLEKICMSIDKVNIFLHEFGHTLHCILSSTYLQHLSGNRSGVDFSEFSSHFFEEYLNCYDALLLLYNNKKNKKNEEYMKSLLSNYMKNKNIICYYSIVQLTIQSIIDQIFYAFSSNSNNMIDRKESIEKQIKSYFEGIYYKDIHILDFFPQIHFSKTTHLVHYPSNYYSYLYCSVLAKYIWNMTFKDNLFNTEKADKIVNFLQKGSVDSSLRNIISLVENDQSKIDYYTENPHKIPLNDFLDYYQENKEDKYTSFLNSI